In Choristoneura fumiferana chromosome 21, NRCan_CFum_1, whole genome shotgun sequence, a single genomic region encodes these proteins:
- the LOC141439630 gene encoding uncharacterized protein — protein MLTNCNKICAVLLGCVAVMTSHEDSSSEDEKTGRTRVEKSELPSSWPEEWNSGIIPFVYDYFCGNPKSFIKIIRRGHDFIRHKACLRFHEQNPIVFAQIANLTYLYYTYSGVLEECCGTYFSKDIGRRLVLITPKCRAPAEVAHATLHALGLVHGKGQGFSQPSVQAVLYPEECMNTEVDHHHENNGILATISTSVEIID, from the exons ATGTTGACAAATTGCAACAAGATATGCGCTGTTTTACTGGGATGTGTGGCTGTTATGACTTCCCATGAAGACTCTAGCTCCGAGGACGAAAAAACCGGTA GAACGAGAGTGGAAAAGTCGGAATTACCTTCCAGCTGGCCGGAAGAATGGAATAGCGGGATAATACCATTTGTTTACGATTATTTttgtggta ATCCTAAAAGTTTCATAAAGATCATACGTAGAGGCCACGACTTCATCAGACATAAAGCATGTCTGCGATTTCATGAGCAAAATCCCATAGTATTTGCGCAGATAGCAAACCTCACTTACTTGTACTATACTTACTCGGGTGTACTAGAGGAGTGCTGTGGAACTTACTTTAGCAAGGACATTGGAAGACGG CTAGTACTGATTACGCCAAAGTGCAGAGCCCCCGCAGAAGTAGCGCATGCGACTCTGCACGCTCTCGGGCTGGTACACGGGAAAGGCCAGGGATTCTCGCAACCTTCCGTCCAAGCAGTGCTGTACCCCGAAGAGTGCATGAACACTGAGGTCGATCATCATCATGAGAATAACGGTATATTGGCCACAATAAGTACGAGTGTGGAGATTATTGATTGA